From Micromonospora sp. NBC_01699, a single genomic window includes:
- a CDS encoding VOC family protein — MTGATLDYFEPEGGAVLTTLLIVRDVDRSREFYERVLGATCVRERQPCILRFRNSYIVINTEGGPTDDKPTVQARAPQDSGTLSCAMNIRVTDVRATYDEWRSRGGEFLTEPKDHGMEIRCYLQDPDGYLIEVGQGTGILEMVGRAPR; from the coding sequence ATGACCGGAGCGACGCTCGACTACTTCGAGCCCGAGGGTGGGGCGGTGCTCACCACCCTGTTGATCGTCCGGGACGTCGACCGGTCACGGGAGTTCTACGAGCGGGTGCTGGGCGCCACCTGCGTACGGGAGCGGCAGCCGTGCATTCTGCGGTTCCGCAACAGCTACATCGTGATCAACACCGAGGGCGGTCCGACCGACGACAAGCCGACCGTGCAGGCCCGCGCCCCGCAGGACTCCGGCACGCTGAGCTGCGCGATGAACATCAGGGTCACCGACGTACGCGCGACCTATGACGAGTGGCGCTCACGCGGCGGCGAGTTCCTCACCGAGCCCAAGGACCACGGCATGGAGATCCGCTGCTACCTACAGGACCCCGACGGCTACCTGATCGAGGTCGGCCAGGGCACCGGCATCCTGGAGATGGTCGGCCGCGCCCCCCGCTGA